Proteins found in one Salvia splendens isolate huo1 chromosome 10, SspV2, whole genome shotgun sequence genomic segment:
- the LOC121751946 gene encoding josephin-like protein isoform X1 translates to MLIPWIMDTERKLIYHERQRLQFCLLHTLNNLFQEKDAFSRAALNAIARKLDLQDPNQSSWTPLSVVFKSHHNVVTGNYDVNVLIAALEERGKTVKWHDRRCGASAIGLDDKLFGIVLNVPVKRYGGLWKGRHWIALRRVDSAWYNLDSDFSSPYQFKNTEEITELLDGVISTGGEILLVMNGED, encoded by the exons ATGCTG ATTCCGTGGATCATGGATACTGAGAGGAAATTGATATACCATGAGAGGCAAAGACTGCAATTCTGCTTATTGCACACCCTCAACAATCTCTTCCAG GAGAAGGATGCATTTTCAAGAGCGGCATTGAATGCCATTGCTCGAAAGCTTGACCTTCAGGATCCAAACCAGTCATCGTGGACTCCATTGTCAGTAGTTTTTAAGTCTCATCACAATGTGGTTACAGGGAACTATGATGTCAATGTACTGATTGCCGCACTTGAAGAAAGGGGTAAGACGGTAAAATGGCATGATCGGAGATGTGGAGCATCCGCAATTGGTCTTGATGATAAATTGTTTGGCATCGTGCTCAATGTTCCGGTCAAAAGGTATGGCGGCCTGTGGAAAGGCAGGCATTGGATTGCATTGAGAAGAGTTGATAGTGCTTGGTACAATCTGGATAGTGATTTTTCCTCTCCCTATCAATTCAAGAATACCGAAGAAATAACAGAACTCTTGGATGGTGTGATTTCAACTGGAGGCGAGATTTTGCTTGTCATGAATGGCGAAGACTGA
- the LOC121751946 gene encoding josephin-like protein isoform X2 — MDTERKLIYHERQRLQFCLLHTLNNLFQEKDAFSRAALNAIARKLDLQDPNQSSWTPLSVVFKSHHNVVTGNYDVNVLIAALEERGKTVKWHDRRCGASAIGLDDKLFGIVLNVPVKRYGGLWKGRHWIALRRVDSAWYNLDSDFSSPYQFKNTEEITELLDGVISTGGEILLVMNGED, encoded by the exons ATGGATACTGAGAGGAAATTGATATACCATGAGAGGCAAAGACTGCAATTCTGCTTATTGCACACCCTCAACAATCTCTTCCAG GAGAAGGATGCATTTTCAAGAGCGGCATTGAATGCCATTGCTCGAAAGCTTGACCTTCAGGATCCAAACCAGTCATCGTGGACTCCATTGTCAGTAGTTTTTAAGTCTCATCACAATGTGGTTACAGGGAACTATGATGTCAATGTACTGATTGCCGCACTTGAAGAAAGGGGTAAGACGGTAAAATGGCATGATCGGAGATGTGGAGCATCCGCAATTGGTCTTGATGATAAATTGTTTGGCATCGTGCTCAATGTTCCGGTCAAAAGGTATGGCGGCCTGTGGAAAGGCAGGCATTGGATTGCATTGAGAAGAGTTGATAGTGCTTGGTACAATCTGGATAGTGATTTTTCCTCTCCCTATCAATTCAAGAATACCGAAGAAATAACAGAACTCTTGGATGGTGTGATTTCAACTGGAGGCGAGATTTTGCTTGTCATGAATGGCGAAGACTGA
- the LOC121751947 gene encoding uncharacterized protein LOC121751947 isoform X2, translating to MEDFYWRSHVPPFGSWDCNNDDLPFTQCFESARQAALLRYSYSEDRDLYVAGDLYDNEVLTPAVIVVPRRRGKAVYPRERGGKNQKDAWAECDCDLSSSPSPAPRRQIPKAVDEDLYKISPHLLRQQAKKKKGWGFFSCLRPCVN from the exons ATGGAG GATTTCTACTGGAGGAGCCACGTTCCCCCCTTCGGCAGCTGGGATTGCAACAACGACGACCTCCCCTTCACTCAGTGCTTCGAATCTGCGCGCCAAGCCGCTCTCCTCCGCTACAGCTACTCCGAGGACCGCGATCTCTACGTCGCCGGCGATTTGTACGACAATGAAGTCCTCACTCCTGCCGTCATCGTTGTTCCTCGCCGCCGT GGGAAGGCAGTGTATcctagagagagaggggggaagAATCAGAAAGATGCGTGGGCGGAATGCGACTGCGATCTGAGTTCTTCGCCGAGCCCTGCCCCTCGGAGACAAATTCCGAAAGCTGTTGATGAAGATCTGTATAAGATCTCTCCTCACCTCCTCCGTCAACAAGCCAAAAAG AAAAAAGGATGGGGTTTCTTCAGCTGCCTGCGGCCCTGCGTTAATTAA
- the LOC121751947 gene encoding uncharacterized protein LOC121751947 isoform X1: protein MEVDFYWRSHVPPFGSWDCNNDDLPFTQCFESARQAALLRYSYSEDRDLYVAGDLYDNEVLTPAVIVVPRRRGKAVYPRERGGKNQKDAWAECDCDLSSSPSPAPRRQIPKAVDEDLYKISPHLLRQQAKKKKGWGFFSCLRPCVN, encoded by the exons ATGGAGGTA GATTTCTACTGGAGGAGCCACGTTCCCCCCTTCGGCAGCTGGGATTGCAACAACGACGACCTCCCCTTCACTCAGTGCTTCGAATCTGCGCGCCAAGCCGCTCTCCTCCGCTACAGCTACTCCGAGGACCGCGATCTCTACGTCGCCGGCGATTTGTACGACAATGAAGTCCTCACTCCTGCCGTCATCGTTGTTCCTCGCCGCCGT GGGAAGGCAGTGTATcctagagagagaggggggaagAATCAGAAAGATGCGTGGGCGGAATGCGACTGCGATCTGAGTTCTTCGCCGAGCCCTGCCCCTCGGAGACAAATTCCGAAAGCTGTTGATGAAGATCTGTATAAGATCTCTCCTCACCTCCTCCGTCAACAAGCCAAAAAG AAAAAAGGATGGGGTTTCTTCAGCTGCCTGCGGCCCTGCGTTAATTAA
- the LOC121751797 gene encoding uncharacterized protein LOC121751797 isoform X1, translating into MASLQQVDHASDVITEAEVTSKEPPPLAAPENAKALDVEDEEDLEDLSEPTYEEKTGNSDDEDAEYSPFMEREDGEEAPPLSYGGGPATFDDFNEDDDEDDIV; encoded by the exons ATGGCCTCCCTTCAG CAGGTTGATCATGCAAGTGATGTGATAACGGAAGCTGAAGTTACCAGTAAAGAGCCGCCTCCGTTGGCAGCGCCGGAAAATGCTAAAGCCTTGGATGTGGAAGATGAGGAAGATCTGGAAGACTTGAGCGAGCCAACATACGAAGAGAAGACTGGGAATTCCGACGATGAAGATGCCGAATACTCGCCGTTCATGGAGAGGGAAGACGGAGAAGAAGCGCCGCCTTTAAGTTACGGCGGAGGACCGGCCACCTTCGACGATTTTAATGAAGATGATGACGAGGACGACATCGTTTAA
- the LOC121751797 gene encoding uncharacterized protein LOC121751797 isoform X2, which produces MASLQVDHASDVITEAEVTSKEPPPLAAPENAKALDVEDEEDLEDLSEPTYEEKTGNSDDEDAEYSPFMEREDGEEAPPLSYGGGPATFDDFNEDDDEDDIV; this is translated from the exons ATGGCCTCCCTTCAG GTTGATCATGCAAGTGATGTGATAACGGAAGCTGAAGTTACCAGTAAAGAGCCGCCTCCGTTGGCAGCGCCGGAAAATGCTAAAGCCTTGGATGTGGAAGATGAGGAAGATCTGGAAGACTTGAGCGAGCCAACATACGAAGAGAAGACTGGGAATTCCGACGATGAAGATGCCGAATACTCGCCGTTCATGGAGAGGGAAGACGGAGAAGAAGCGCCGCCTTTAAGTTACGGCGGAGGACCGGCCACCTTCGACGATTTTAATGAAGATGATGACGAGGACGACATCGTTTAA